A DNA window from Pseudorasbora parva isolate DD20220531a chromosome 19, ASM2467924v1, whole genome shotgun sequence contains the following coding sequences:
- the LOC137047278 gene encoding uncharacterized protein, which translates to MKKGVFIIIITDSSIFYKDYILDPSLDCLPYQFKNLKNYDIKLKVLKDIYNEDFNEWFHHLDTDTKDCIKAMEEQIAILVLIRKDGSFDEIKVIKKHDCSEGEHTEDQIFKRLQEIYNESQCDYSEIYIFSTNSPCLARKDYVPCMISAIFWAYHLNKKHGIKIIMGYGQSYGLIGTYSNNVIKDWISTFDLQTFERKNINKAACPSQNQTQQIKSKYMCDFKNNFPEIANGEIYKKLNEIQHILFQDLKLDQESTYSFKDFTADGSERFDKCSKEIHKVLRLHDKNISDKVIKRLKTGFDRWWPTQLEKSTKFLRQKLNNYLLYLALMEIDEIQNMLGRNFFEIGIVTFNLKKC; encoded by the coding sequence ATGAAAAAAGGAGtttttatcattatcattactGATTCATCGATCTTTTATAAAGACTATATATTAGATCCTTCTTTGGATTGTTTGCCATATCAatttaaaaatttaaagaaCTACGATATTAAGCTAAAAGTTTTAaaagatatttataatgaaGATTTTAATGAATGGTTTCATCATCTTGATACAGACACAAAGGACTGTATTAAAGCAATGGAGGAGCAGATTGCTATTTTGGTTTTAATAAGAAAAGACGGATCATTCGACGAgattaaagtaataaaaaaacacGACTGCTCTGAAGGGGAGCACACTGAAGATCAAATATTTAAACGACTGCAAGAAATTTATAATGAAAGTCAGTGTGATTATTCTGAGATATATATCTTCTCTACAAATAGCCCATGTTTAGCCAGGAAAGACTATGTGCCCTGTATGATCAGCGCTATTTTTTGGGCATATCATTTAAATAAGAAGCATGGCATCAAAATAATTATGGGATATGGTCAAAGTTATGGCTTAATTGGcacatatagcaacaatgtgaTTAAAGATTGGATTTCTACTTTTGATTTGCAAACATTTGAAcgcaaaaatataaataaagcgGCCTGCCCTTCACAAAACCaaacacaacaaataaaaagtaaatatatgtGTGATTTTAAGAATAATTTTCCAGAAATAGCCAATGGGGAGATTTACAAGAAACTTAATGAAATACAACACATTTTGTTCCAGGATCTGAAATTAGATCAAGAAAGTACATATTCTTTTAAGGATTTTACAGCAGATGGTAGCGAAAGGTTTGACAAATGTTCCAAAGAAATACATAAAGTTTTGAGATTACATGATAAAAATATTTCTGATAAAGTCATCAAACGTCTGAAAACGGGTTTCGATCGCTGGTGGCCTACACAATTGGAAAAATCCACAAAGTTCTTGAGGCAGAAACTCAACAACTATCTTTTGTATCTTGCTTTAATGGAAATCGATGAAATTCAAAATATGTTGGGGAGAAATTTCTTTGAAATTGGCATTGTAACTTTTAATTTgaagaaatgttaa
- the LOC137047434 gene encoding phospholipase A and acyltransferase 4-like yields the protein MTPHIFPPKNLKCGDLIEIFRGEYQHWAMYVGDGDVIHLATTSEHADAGAGSVKSVLQNKATVKREKLKDVVGNDRYKINNRLDDQCGPRPIQTILQDADRLVGVELPYDLLAMNCEHFVTLLRYGKPQSQQVEKATNIASAILFGAAVFFGIIAVAKAVTKEKNKPENEK from the exons ATGACACCTCATATATTTCCTCCTAAGAACCTGAAGTGTGGAGACCTAATTGAAATCTTCAGAGGCGAATATCAGCACTGGGCGATGTATGTTGGCGATGGAGATGTGATCCATCTGGCCACAACCT CTGAGCATGCCGATGCCGGGGCCGGCAGTGTGAAGTCAGTGCTACAGAACAAGGCCACGGTGAAGAGAGAAAAACTGAAGGATGTGGTTGGCAATGACAGATACAAGATCAACAATCGTCTGGATGACCAATGTGGGCCGCGTCCCATTCAAACTATTCTACAAGACGCAGATAGACTTGTGGGTGTGGAACTTCCATATGATCTACTTGCAATGAACTGTGAGCACTTCGTTACGCTGTTGAGATACGGAAAGCCACAATCCCAGCAG GTGGAAAAAGCAACGAACATTGCTTCAGCTATTCTCTTCGGAGCAGCGGTTTTCTTTGGAATCATTGCTGTGGCCAAAGCCGTAACgaaggagaaaaataaacctgaaAATGAGAAATGA